One window from the genome of Paenibacillus azoreducens encodes:
- the spoIVB gene encoding SpoIVB peptidase: MNCSLRIKMLGLFIVFFLCFFGMTAPVQSFTSIPNEIRMFAGDSNSVQLAMPVAAQATIDRPDVLQMNGSAASTLKVSPQQPLQLQPQHSGKAKLTFKLFGKIPFKTVQIHVIPDLRVIPGGQTIGVKVKSAGILVVGHHLVHVDPTTKVSPGENAGIQLGDLMTHMNGQPLKDISKVAQIVEDAGSKKQPLEITFKRGDKFMKTNLTPAFDQSEQKWRLGLYIRDSAAGVGTLTFYAPEQGVYGALGHVITDMNTQTPITVGSGEILQSSVTSISKSQDGEPGEKRAHFLKDSKVLGSIERNTHFGIFGKMAKNPEYSLYKEGIPVAFAEEVQEGPAEILTVVDGQQVEKFKVNIVHVSKQDSPATKGLVIRITDPRLIEKTGGIVQGMSGSPIVQNGKLIGAVTHVFVNDPKSGYGCFIEWMLQDSGVIPQRDALNLKAS; this comes from the coding sequence TTGAACTGCAGCCTCAGGATTAAAATGCTCGGTCTTTTCATTGTCTTCTTTCTTTGTTTTTTTGGCATGACAGCACCTGTACAGAGCTTTACGTCCATACCAAACGAGATCAGGATGTTTGCCGGCGATTCGAACTCCGTTCAATTGGCCATGCCGGTAGCTGCACAAGCAACAATCGATCGTCCGGATGTCTTGCAGATGAACGGCTCAGCCGCTTCAACGCTGAAGGTTTCCCCGCAGCAGCCGCTGCAGCTTCAACCCCAGCATAGCGGCAAAGCCAAATTGACCTTTAAGTTGTTTGGTAAAATTCCGTTTAAAACGGTACAAATTCATGTCATTCCTGATCTGAGAGTAATTCCTGGCGGCCAAACCATCGGGGTCAAGGTGAAATCCGCAGGCATCCTTGTGGTCGGGCATCATTTGGTTCATGTCGACCCCACAACGAAAGTTTCTCCCGGGGAAAATGCCGGTATTCAACTTGGTGATTTAATGACCCATATGAATGGTCAACCATTAAAGGACATATCGAAAGTAGCCCAGATCGTGGAGGATGCCGGAAGCAAGAAACAACCGCTTGAGATTACTTTTAAACGCGGAGACAAGTTCATGAAAACCAATCTGACACCCGCTTTTGATCAAAGCGAGCAAAAATGGAGACTTGGACTTTATATTCGCGACTCCGCAGCCGGTGTGGGCACATTGACCTTTTACGCCCCGGAGCAAGGGGTTTACGGAGCCTTGGGACATGTTATCACGGACATGAATACTCAGACGCCGATTACGGTTGGCAGCGGCGAGATTCTTCAATCAAGCGTTACTTCGATTTCGAAATCTCAAGACGGAGAACCAGGTGAGAAGAGAGCTCACTTTCTGAAAGATAGCAAAGTATTGGGAAGTATTGAACGCAACACTCATTTTGGTATTTTTGGGAAGATGGCTAAGAATCCTGAATACAGCCTTTATAAAGAAGGCATCCCTGTAGCTTTTGCAGAAGAAGTTCAAGAAGGTCCGGCTGAAATTTTAACCGTTGTGGATGGACAGCAGGTAGAGAAATTCAAGGTGAATATCGTTCACGTTTCTAAACAGGATTCACCGGCTACCAAAGGCTTAGTCATACGGATTACCGATCCAAGGCTTATTGAAAAAACGGGAGGAATTGTGCAGGGCATGAGCGGAAGTCCGATTGTACAAAACGGCAAGCTTATCGGTGCTGTTACCCATGTTTTTGTGAATGATCCGAAATCGGGATACGGCTGTTTCATTGAATGGATGCTTCAGGATTCAGGCGTTATTCCTCAGCGTGATGCATTAAATCTTAAGGCGAGTTAA
- the spo0A gene encoding sporulation transcription factor Spo0A: MQKIEVLLADDNREFTNLLAEYITEQEDMMVTGIAYNGEEVLNMISESRKIPDVLILDIIMPHLDGLGVLERLREMNLSPQPKIIMLTAFGQENITQRAVQLGASYYILKPFDMEVLASRIRQLVGGQSVTSGNVSMSSTVKSNVVPMAKGKNLDANITSIIHEIGVPAHIKGYQYLREAITMVYNNIEILGAITKTLYPAIAEKFKTTPSRVERAIRHAIEVAWTRGNIDSISHLFGYTINISKSKPTNSEFIAMVADKLRIEHKVS, translated from the coding sequence GTGCAAAAAATCGAGGTTTTATTGGCGGATGACAACCGTGAATTCACAAATTTGCTTGCCGAGTATATTACGGAGCAAGAAGATATGATGGTTACGGGAATCGCCTATAATGGCGAGGAAGTACTTAATATGATCAGTGAATCGCGAAAAATTCCGGATGTACTCATTTTGGATATTATTATGCCTCATTTGGACGGTTTGGGCGTTCTGGAGCGACTGCGCGAAATGAATTTGTCACCACAACCCAAAATCATTATGCTGACTGCTTTCGGCCAAGAGAACATCACTCAACGGGCTGTACAGCTTGGAGCTTCTTATTACATTCTTAAACCGTTTGACATGGAGGTTCTTGCAAGCCGCATTCGTCAGCTTGTAGGCGGACAGAGTGTAACTTCAGGGAATGTCAGCATGTCGTCGACCGTGAAATCCAATGTCGTTCCGATGGCAAAAGGCAAAAATTTGGACGCCAACATCACTTCGATCATACATGAAATCGGCGTTCCAGCGCATATTAAGGGATATCAATATTTGCGCGAAGCCATCACGATGGTGTACAACAATATCGAAATTTTGGGCGCCATCACTAAAACGCTGTATCCCGCCATCGCTGAAAAATTCAAAACTACGCCTTCCCGCGTGGAACGCGCCATTCGCCACGCCATTGAAGTGGCCTGGACGCGTGGCAACATCGATTCCATCAGCCATCTGTTCGGTTACACCATCAACATTAGCAAGTCGAAACCGACCAATAGCGAATTCATCGCGATGGTTGCAGATAAGCTGCGGATTGAGCATAAGGTGAGTTGA
- a CDS encoding small acid-soluble spore protein H, with protein sequence MNVQRAQEIASSPVMANVLCDGTPVYIQHVNEQSETARIYALNNPEEEREVPLYSLSEQG encoded by the coding sequence ATGAATGTTCAAAGAGCACAAGAAATAGCGTCCTCTCCCGTTATGGCGAATGTGTTGTGTGATGGGACTCCGGTCTATATTCAGCATGTGAACGAACAGAGTGAGACGGCACGCATTTATGCGCTGAACAATCCGGAAGAGGAGCGGGAAGTACCTTTATATTCGTTATCAGAGCAAGGTTAG
- a CDS encoding metallophosphoesterase yields the protein MSRVYVISDHHFGHQKIIDFESRPFGTAEEMDEFMIERWNSVVTKQDKVFHLGDFSFYNKDKTKTIVERLNGHKFLIMGNHDRGRSKAWWLDAGFDEVSEYPLVYQSFFILSHEPLYMNKHMPYVNIHGHIHSQKYEGLHYFNASVEHWDYKPISFEEIKSSLVPNEEQ from the coding sequence ATGAGCCGTGTATATGTAATTTCGGATCATCATTTTGGCCATCAGAAAATTATTGATTTTGAGTCCAGACCCTTCGGCACAGCGGAAGAGATGGATGAGTTTATGATTGAACGCTGGAATTCCGTAGTAACGAAACAGGACAAGGTGTTTCATCTTGGCGATTTTTCTTTTTACAATAAAGATAAAACCAAAACGATCGTGGAACGATTAAACGGACATAAGTTTCTGATTATGGGCAATCACGACCGCGGGCGGAGCAAAGCCTGGTGGCTGGATGCCGGTTTTGATGAAGTAAGCGAATATCCGCTCGTGTACCAGTCTTTTTTCATCTTGTCGCATGAACCGCTTTATATGAACAAACACATGCCTTACGTTAACATCCATGGCCATATCCACAGCCAAAAATACGAAGGGCTTCATTATTTCAACGCCAGCGTGGAACATTGGGATTACAAACCGATTTCTTTTGAAGAAATCAAAAGCAGTCTGGTGCCAAACGAAGAACAATAA
- a CDS encoding stalk domain-containing protein has product MIYKKWIIAASTAAVVILSGTSIMALAKDNPIKIMLNGTELVTSKGVQKVDGAIMLPIKEFGELFGKDVSFDEKNNTVSINNQAGVMVAESEDKTVRISGDKTESGTFEHLKLETPVFTRSIPGYSVTNPSYAPQIISEDLNGNGKKETVIILTTGYGTGVYQSNVLVYNAEGEELHVEDGNTAFLKQFSGSFTSEGLELMVQGTRYEIPSGLVLSEAGQLNSAPGIGSILQYAVEDGVLTATTAVQISPAEYVGDLKLKYSFKNGLFQAGNASFEIYPEYRS; this is encoded by the coding sequence TTGATATATAAGAAATGGATCATCGCTGCTTCAACCGCGGCGGTTGTAATTTTATCCGGGACTTCAATCATGGCCTTGGCCAAAGACAATCCAATCAAAATCATGCTTAACGGCACGGAACTGGTTACTTCCAAAGGCGTGCAAAAAGTAGATGGGGCGATCATGCTGCCTATCAAAGAGTTTGGCGAACTTTTTGGCAAAGACGTCTCTTTTGACGAGAAGAACAACACCGTAAGCATCAATAATCAAGCAGGCGTAATGGTGGCCGAATCTGAGGACAAAACCGTCCGCATTTCAGGTGATAAAACCGAATCCGGAACCTTTGAACATTTAAAACTGGAGACCCCCGTTTTCACGCGCAGCATACCTGGATATAGTGTGACGAATCCGAGCTATGCTCCGCAAATCATTAGCGAGGATTTAAACGGTAACGGCAAAAAAGAAACCGTCATCATTTTAACTACTGGATATGGTACCGGTGTTTACCAGTCGAATGTTCTTGTGTATAATGCGGAAGGGGAAGAGCTGCATGTAGAAGATGGCAATACGGCGTTTTTGAAGCAGTTTAGCGGGAGCTTTACAAGTGAAGGTCTTGAGCTAATGGTACAGGGCACCCGTTACGAGATTCCTTCCGGGCTTGTTTTGTCGGAGGCGGGCCAATTAAACAGCGCACCGGGGATTGGGAGCATCCTGCAATATGCAGTGGAGGACGGCGTTTTAACGGCCACGACAGCGGTCCAGATCTCTCCGGCAGAATATGTGGGGGACTTAAAATTAAAATATTCTTTTAAAAACGGCCTGTTTCAGGCCGGAAATGCAAGCTTTGAGATATATCCGGAATATCGTTCTTAA
- a CDS encoding ComEC/Rec2 family competence protein gives MRTSKSTYAIIFSLLAGIFLFVFSGCSLELSDAGSADQADGKQQGKQLKVYFLDVGQGASQLLVTPSGKTMLIDAGNNDKEQKMLDYMKKYRIDKLDVVIGTHPDADHIGGLDKVIDHIPVGAIYMPKVQSNTKTFESLLISIKNKGLKVKTAKSGLSWDLDDQVHVDMLAPTGTYEDTNNMSAVVKVTYGQNSFLLTGDAEAESEKDMIASGANLQADVLLVGHHGSNSSTTAKFLKQVHPKYAVIQVGEGNSYGHPKPKVLDRLQQQGVEVYRNDKQGTVEVTSDGRSIHIATER, from the coding sequence ATGCGAACATCCAAGAGTACATACGCAATCATTTTTTCATTATTGGCCGGTATTTTTTTATTTGTTTTTTCGGGCTGTTCTTTGGAATTATCTGATGCAGGTTCGGCAGATCAAGCCGACGGCAAGCAGCAGGGCAAGCAGCTTAAGGTTTATTTTCTGGATGTCGGACAAGGCGCTTCGCAGCTGCTGGTTACTCCTTCAGGCAAAACGATGCTGATCGATGCGGGGAATAACGACAAGGAGCAGAAGATGCTGGATTACATGAAAAAGTACCGTATCGACAAGCTTGATGTCGTCATCGGCACGCATCCGGACGCGGATCATATCGGAGGACTTGATAAAGTCATTGACCATATTCCTGTCGGTGCGATCTACATGCCGAAGGTCCAATCCAATACGAAAACCTTTGAATCTCTGCTCATATCGATCAAAAACAAGGGACTGAAAGTTAAAACGGCAAAATCCGGCTTGTCCTGGGACCTCGATGATCAGGTTCATGTGGATATGCTTGCGCCAACAGGCACTTATGAGGATACGAATAATATGAGCGCCGTTGTGAAGGTTACTTACGGGCAAAACTCGTTCCTTCTGACAGGCGATGCGGAAGCGGAAAGCGAAAAGGACATGATCGCATCAGGTGCGAACCTGCAAGCGGATGTCCTGCTTGTGGGTCACCATGGGTCCAATTCATCCACAACCGCGAAATTTTTGAAACAAGTTCACCCTAAATATGCCGTGATCCAGGTGGGCGAAGGCAACTCTTACGGACATCCGAAACCCAAGGTATTGGATCGCCTGCAGCAGCAGGGGGTCGAAGTCTACCGAAATGACAAGCAGGGGACGGTTGAAGTAACCTCGGACGGCAGATCCATTCATATTGCCACAGAAAGGTAG
- a CDS encoding DUF3006 domain-containing protein produces the protein MKVSTGIIEGFEGDYCKIELNGNVQAVPKTQVDPKAKRGDVVEWSGGKWIPNPALTRERSAEIKKLMDDVWED, from the coding sequence GTGAAAGTATCTACTGGAATTATCGAAGGTTTTGAAGGAGATTACTGCAAAATCGAATTGAACGGAAATGTTCAAGCGGTGCCAAAAACGCAAGTTGATCCCAAAGCGAAACGCGGGGATGTCGTCGAATGGAGCGGGGGGAAGTGGATCCCGAACCCTGCTCTGACCCGGGAACGAAGCGCGGAAATCAAAAAATTGATGGATGATGTTTGGGAGGATTGA
- a CDS encoding cupredoxin domain-containing protein, which produces MKKAFSLFAVAVLSAAMLAACGNDSSSNNASDSPSDKDAREITVSAKSFEFTPSEIKVKKGEKIKLVLKNTNGAHGLEISGYKINLTRDGSKVFTADKAGTFDFDCSIMCGAGHGDMKGKLIVEE; this is translated from the coding sequence ATGAAAAAAGCATTTTCCTTGTTCGCAGTCGCGGTACTTTCTGCAGCCATGCTTGCAGCCTGCGGCAATGACTCCAGCTCCAATAACGCATCCGATTCGCCGTCAGACAAAGATGCCAGAGAAATTACCGTTAGTGCCAAAAGCTTTGAATTCACGCCTTCCGAGATCAAAGTGAAAAAAGGCGAAAAAATAAAACTCGTGCTCAAAAATACGAATGGCGCTCATGGTCTGGAAATCTCCGGATACAAAATCAACCTGACAAGAGACGGTTCAAAAGTATTCACGGCGGATAAAGCCGGAACCTTTGACTTTGACTGCTCCATTATGTGCGGTGCGGGTCATGGCGATATGAAAGGCAAGCTGATCGTGGAAGAATAA
- a CDS encoding thymidine kinase has protein sequence MNKGRITVITGPMFSEKSGELIRRCQKLVQYGRKKLVAYKPAEDQRYAKDEIVSRIGYRLPAISIPKRLTDEVVARIIKETADADVVAFDEVQFFNKPILALVEELAYQGKHVIVDGLNMDYRGKEFGFIGGLLAMADDIQQLTAFCAVCGSPEAVFTQRIVNGKPAPLGSIILIGDSDDYEPRCRNCFVPPHKVQ, from the coding sequence GTGAATAAAGGACGGATAACCGTAATCACGGGACCCATGTTTAGCGAAAAATCAGGTGAACTGATACGCAGATGCCAAAAGCTGGTCCAATACGGACGGAAAAAGCTGGTAGCCTATAAACCGGCTGAGGATCAGCGCTATGCGAAGGATGAAATTGTCAGCCGCATCGGCTATCGCCTGCCGGCCATCTCGATTCCAAAACGTTTGACCGATGAAGTCGTAGCCCGAATCATTAAGGAAACCGCCGATGCCGACGTCGTCGCATTTGATGAAGTGCAGTTTTTTAACAAACCGATTCTGGCTTTGGTCGAAGAACTGGCTTATCAGGGCAAACATGTTATCGTGGACGGATTAAATATGGATTACAGGGGCAAAGAATTCGGATTTATCGGAGGATTGCTTGCGATGGCCGATGACATTCAGCAGCTTACCGCTTTTTGCGCTGTTTGCGGCAGTCCGGAAGCTGTCTTTACCCAACGGATCGTCAACGGCAAGCCAGCCCCGCTCGGTTCGATTATCCTGATCGGTGATTCCGATGATTACGAGCCCCGATGCCGGAACTGTTTTGTTCCCCCACATAAGGTACAATGA
- a CDS encoding DUF2627 domain-containing protein, with amino-acid sequence MKLIISRFIAILILVIPGLMAMTGFLFMKDAIFWFYSDHGNTDVTPVFEWGHFGLGLLMFLVGMSFLGGWILFRDRKRNYVGPRFKEKRKPKPPAQPTP; translated from the coding sequence ATGAAATTAATCATTTCCCGTTTCATTGCCATCCTGATTCTGGTGATCCCCGGATTGATGGCGATGACAGGTTTTTTATTTATGAAAGACGCCATATTCTGGTTCTATTCGGATCACGGAAATACGGATGTAACACCCGTGTTTGAATGGGGGCATTTTGGACTCGGCCTGCTGATGTTTCTCGTCGGCATGAGCTTTCTCGGGGGATGGATTTTGTTCCGCGACCGTAAACGGAATTACGTCGGGCCAAGGTTCAAAGAAAAACGAAAACCGAAGCCGCCTGCCCAGCCTACCCCATAA
- the lpdA gene encoding dihydrolipoyl dehydrogenase, producing the protein MNISCDVAVLGGGTGGYVAAIRAAQLGKQVVIIEADKLGGTCLHRGCIPSKSLLRSAEVYADIQGSESYGIETSGAKLVFSKVQNRKNAIVDQLHQGVQYLMRKNKIQVLKGKGRVIGPSIFSPKSGAVAVELADGEMETVVPTNLIIATGSRPRTLPGLEPDGRYILTSDDALVMDELPESILIVGGGVIGVEWASMLNDFGVRVTVVEAADQLLPAEDQDVARELQKLLAKRGVTIHTGGMVQTDTYQVQDGQVSIEMRKGEKNEILSASCMLVSVGRQANVENIGLENTDVRVEKGVIAVNKFLQTGEAHIYAIGDVIGGLQLAHAASHEGIAAVNHLAGESIHKVPEHMIPRCVYTRPEVASVGWTEKEARRNGHEVKVGKFPFQAIGKALVYGSKEGFVKVVADAKTNDILGVQMIGAHVTDLISEAALAQVLDATPWEVGQMVHPHPTLAEVIGEAMLAVDGMSIGM; encoded by the coding sequence ATGAATATTTCTTGCGACGTGGCTGTACTCGGCGGTGGAACCGGCGGATATGTGGCGGCAATACGGGCGGCTCAGCTCGGCAAACAGGTGGTAATTATTGAAGCGGACAAGCTGGGTGGCACCTGCCTCCACCGCGGCTGCATTCCAAGCAAATCGCTGCTGCGGAGCGCCGAAGTATACGCGGATATCCAAGGCAGCGAAAGCTACGGCATTGAAACCAGCGGGGCGAAGCTGGTCTTTTCCAAGGTTCAGAACCGGAAAAATGCGATCGTCGATCAGCTTCACCAAGGCGTTCAATACTTGATGCGCAAAAATAAAATCCAAGTGCTCAAAGGGAAAGGCCGCGTTATCGGGCCCTCCATTTTTTCGCCGAAAAGCGGCGCTGTGGCTGTTGAACTTGCCGATGGGGAAATGGAAACGGTTGTGCCGACGAACCTGATCATCGCTACGGGATCGCGTCCGCGCACGCTGCCTGGACTCGAACCGGACGGCCGATACATTTTGACCAGCGACGATGCACTTGTGATGGACGAGCTTCCGGAATCCATCCTTATCGTCGGGGGTGGGGTGATTGGTGTCGAGTGGGCTTCCATGCTGAATGATTTCGGTGTGCGGGTGACTGTCGTCGAAGCCGCGGATCAGCTTTTGCCTGCCGAAGATCAGGATGTGGCCCGTGAATTGCAAAAACTGCTGGCAAAGCGCGGGGTTACTATTCATACAGGCGGTATGGTTCAGACGGATACATACCAGGTCCAAGACGGTCAAGTCAGCATCGAGATGCGAAAAGGAGAGAAAAACGAGATCCTGTCGGCCTCATGCATGCTAGTTTCTGTCGGACGCCAGGCCAATGTGGAGAATATCGGTCTGGAGAATACGGATGTGCGCGTGGAAAAGGGAGTTATCGCGGTGAACAAGTTTTTGCAGACCGGCGAAGCGCATATTTACGCCATCGGGGACGTCATTGGCGGCCTGCAGCTGGCGCATGCAGCCAGTCATGAAGGCATTGCAGCCGTGAATCATCTTGCGGGAGAGTCCATTCACAAGGTTCCTGAGCATATGATTCCGCGCTGCGTATATACACGTCCCGAGGTTGCGAGCGTAGGTTGGACGGAAAAAGAGGCGCGCCGGAACGGGCATGAGGTCAAGGTGGGAAAATTCCCGTTCCAGGCGATCGGCAAAGCTTTGGTGTATGGCAGCAAAGAAGGTTTTGTGAAAGTTGTGGCAGATGCCAAGACGAATGACATTCTCGGAGTCCAAATGATCGGGGCGCATGTAACCGATCTGATCAGTGAGGCCGCTTTGGCGCAGGTGCTGGACGCGACACCTTGGGAGGTCGGGCAGATGGTGCATCCGCATCCGACGCTGGCTGAAGTCATCGGAGAAGCCATGCTGGCTGTGGATGGAATGTCCATCGGTATGTAA
- a CDS encoding thiamine pyrophosphate-dependent dehydrogenase E1 component subunit alpha has protein sequence MNEQGTVGTGHEHEQLGLSNGQVIDMYKYMLLARKFDERNLLLQRAGKINFHVSGIGQETAQVAAAFALDREKDYFLPYYRDYGFVMAVGMTARELMLSSFAKAEDPNSGGRQMPGHFSSKRLRILTGSSPVTTQVPHAVGVALAAKMRKQDIVSYVTFGEGSSNQGDFHEGLNFAGVHKLPVIIMCENNQYAISVPAHKQIGGKVSDRALGYGFPGFRVDGNDALAVYKAVKEARERAIRGEGPTLIEAMMYRLSPHSTSDNDMVYRTKEEVEENWKKDGIARFKAYLINCGIWDEAKDADLQEQVALEIKDATDFADNAPYPKPEETLLHVYADDREEGEKAWQ, from the coding sequence ATGAATGAACAAGGTACTGTTGGAACAGGGCATGAGCATGAGCAGCTTGGACTCAGCAACGGACAAGTGATTGACATGTACAAATATATGCTGCTCGCACGCAAATTCGATGAACGTAATTTGCTGCTGCAGCGAGCGGGCAAAATCAATTTCCACGTGTCTGGCATCGGCCAGGAGACCGCGCAGGTAGCGGCGGCGTTTGCTTTGGACCGGGAAAAAGATTATTTCCTGCCGTATTACCGCGACTACGGTTTTGTTATGGCCGTGGGCATGACCGCCCGCGAACTGATGCTGTCGTCTTTTGCGAAAGCGGAAGATCCGAACAGCGGCGGACGTCAGATGCCGGGCCATTTCAGCAGCAAGAGACTGCGCATTTTGACGGGTTCCAGCCCGGTAACGACACAGGTTCCCCATGCGGTCGGCGTAGCGCTGGCGGCTAAAATGAGAAAGCAGGATATCGTTTCGTACGTCACTTTTGGCGAAGGCTCCAGCAACCAAGGGGATTTTCATGAAGGCCTCAATTTTGCGGGAGTACACAAACTGCCTGTCATCATCATGTGCGAGAACAATCAATACGCGATTTCAGTTCCCGCTCACAAACAAATCGGCGGCAAGGTAAGCGACCGTGCGCTTGGTTACGGATTTCCGGGATTCCGCGTCGACGGAAACGACGCGCTTGCGGTATATAAAGCCGTGAAGGAAGCGCGTGAGCGCGCGATCCGCGGCGAAGGGCCGACGCTGATCGAAGCAATGATGTACCGGTTGTCTCCGCATTCCACTTCCGATAACGACATGGTTTACCGGACGAAGGAAGAAGTCGAAGAAAACTGGAAAAAAGACGGGATAGCCCGCTTTAAAGCCTACTTAATCAACTGCGGTATATGGGATGAAGCGAAGGATGCCGATTTGCAGGAGCAAGTTGCGCTTGAAATCAAGGATGCGACCGATTTTGCGGATAACGCGCCTTATCCGAAGCCTGAGGAAACGCTGCTGCATGTCTATGCGGACGATCGTGAAGAGGGGGAAAAGGCATGGCAGTAA
- a CDS encoding alpha-ketoacid dehydrogenase subunit beta, producing the protein MAVMEYIDAIRLAMKEEMEKDESVFVLGEDVGVKGGVFTTTKGLIEQFGEDRVLDTPLAESAIAGVAIGAAMIGMKPIAEMQYSDFMLPATNQIINEAAKIRYRSNNDWSCPLVIRAPIGGGIFGGLYHSQCPESIFFGTPGLKIVAPFTAYDAKGLLKAAIQDPDPVLFFENKKCYKMIKGDVPLDDYTVPIGKANLLREGADITVIGYSMPLHFCMQAAEELEKEEGITAHILDLRTLQPLDRDSIIEAVRKTGKVLIVHEDNKTGGVGAEVAAIISEECLFDLDAPIMRCCSPDVPAMPISPPLEKFYMLSKDKVKEAMRQLAIY; encoded by the coding sequence ATGGCAGTAATGGAATATATCGATGCGATTCGCCTCGCCATGAAAGAAGAGATGGAGAAGGACGAATCCGTATTTGTTCTCGGTGAGGATGTAGGCGTAAAAGGCGGCGTTTTTACGACCACCAAAGGCTTGATAGAGCAGTTCGGCGAAGACAGGGTGCTCGATACGCCGCTTGCCGAATCCGCCATTGCGGGCGTAGCGATCGGTGCGGCGATGATCGGCATGAAGCCGATTGCGGAGATGCAGTATTCCGACTTTATGCTGCCTGCCACGAACCAAATTATTAACGAAGCGGCCAAAATCCGCTATCGCTCCAACAATGATTGGAGTTGCCCGCTCGTGATCCGGGCGCCGATCGGCGGTGGGATTTTCGGGGGATTGTACCATTCCCAATGTCCGGAATCCATCTTTTTCGGGACGCCGGGTCTCAAAATCGTCGCTCCGTTTACGGCCTATGACGCAAAAGGACTGCTGAAGGCAGCGATTCAGGATCCCGATCCGGTTCTGTTTTTTGAAAACAAAAAATGCTACAAAATGATCAAAGGCGACGTGCCTCTTGATGATTATACCGTGCCGATCGGCAAAGCCAATCTGCTTCGTGAGGGGGCGGACATTACTGTCATCGGCTACAGCATGCCGCTTCATTTCTGCATGCAGGCTGCGGAGGAGCTTGAGAAGGAAGAAGGCATTACCGCCCATATCCTTGATTTGCGCACGCTGCAGCCGCTCGACCGCGACAGCATCATCGAGGCCGTACGCAAGACCGGCAAGGTGCTGATCGTACACGAGGATAATAAAACCGGGGGCGTCGGGGCCGAAGTGGCGGCGATCATCTCCGAGGAATGTTTGTTTGATCTCGATGCGCCAATCATGCGCTGCTGCAGTCCGGATGTGCCGGCGATGCCGATCAGCCCGCCGCTGGAAAAGTTTTATATGCTGAGCAAGGATAAAGTGAAAGAAGCCATGCGTCAGTTGGCAATCTACTAG